A single Molothrus aeneus isolate 106 chromosome 9, BPBGC_Maene_1.0, whole genome shotgun sequence DNA region contains:
- the LOC136559811 gene encoding uncharacterized protein translates to MAAPRPGSPAARPALPPPPARPARPRGGDAPARSERGGGEAAPPSPTPAPTPAPAPAPAPAPAPAPAPAPAPAPAPAPAPAPAPAPAPAPAPAPAAPCPSPAGTADTWCAGPGLRLAAKLQMHGKPKKG, encoded by the coding sequence ATGGCGGCCCCGCGGCCGGGCAGCCCTGCAGCGCGCCCGgccctgccgccgccgccggcccgccccgcccggccccggggcggggACGCGCCCGCGCGGAgcgagcggggcgggggcgAGGCTGCGCCCCCCTCCCCGACCCCGGCCCcgaccccggccccggccccggccccggccccggccccggccccggccccggcaccGGCCCCGGCACCGGCCCCGGCACCGGCCCCGGCACCGGCCCCGGCACCGGCCCCGGCACCGGCCCCGGCACCGGCCCCGGCGGCTCCGTGCCCCTCCCCGGCCGGCACCGCTGACACCTGGTGCGCGGGGCCGGGCTTGCGCCTCGCCGCCAAACTTCAAATGCATGGAAAACCAAAGAAGGGATAA